In Lemur catta isolate mLemCat1 chromosome 1, mLemCat1.pri, whole genome shotgun sequence, one DNA window encodes the following:
- the LOC123640620 gene encoding olfactory receptor 4Q2, protein MPHCLISFIQVEPGQMDKNQTEAVREFVLAGFSQTPSIEAGLFVLFLFFYVSTWVGNVLIMVTVASNNYLNTSPMYFLLGNLSFLDLCYSTVTTPKLLADFLDKEKLISYDQCIVQLFFLHLVGAAEMFLLTVMAYDRYVAICRPLHYTTVMSRGLCCVLVAASWMGGFVHSTVQTILTIRLPFCGPNQVDNFFCDVPPVIKLACADTFVIELLMVSNSGLISTSSFVVLVSSYTTILLKIRSKEGRLKALSTCASHLMVVTLFFGPCIFIYARPFSVFSVDKMVSVLYNVITPMLNPLIYTLRNKEVKSAIWKLWDRIGLPWKKQET, encoded by the coding sequence aTGCCccattgtttaatttctttcatccaGGTAGAGCCAGGTCAAATGGATAAAAACCAAACAGAAGCAGTGAGAGAATTTGTCCTGGCAGGCTTCTCACAGACACCGTCCATTGAGGCAGGGCTATTtgtactgtttctttttttctatgtgtCCACTTGGGTTGGCAATGTCCTCATCATGGTCACAGTGGCCTCTAATAACTACTTGAATACATCACCCATGTATTTCCTGCTTGGCAACCTCTCATTTCTGGACCTATGTTATTCTACAGTAACTACCCCCAAGCTTCTAGCTGACTTTCTTgataaagaaaaacttatttcCTATGACCAATGTATTGTGCAGCTTTTTTTCCTGCACCTTGTAGGGGCAGCTGAGATGTTCCTGCTCACAGTGATGGCCTATGATCGCTATGTTGCAATCTGTCGCCCCCTGCACTATACCACTGTCATGAGCCGGGGATTATGTTGTGTGTTGGTAGCTGCCTCCTGGATGGGAGGATTTGTGCACTCCACCGTCCAGACTATTCTCACTATCCGTCTGCCCTTTTGTGGGCCAAACCAGGTAGACAACTTCTTTTGCGATGTTCCCCCTGTCATCAAACTTGCCTGTGCAGACACCTTTGTCATTGAATTGCTCATGGTATCTAACAGTGGGTTGATCTCTACCAGCTCCTTTGTTGTGCTGGTTTCTTCCTACACCACTATCCTGCTCAAGATTCGCTCCAAGGAGGGAAGGCTAAAGGCGCTCTCCACCTGTGCCTCCCACCTCATGGTGGTAACACTCTTTTTCGGACCCTGTATTTTCATCTATGCTCGtcccttctctgttttttctgtGGACAAGATGGTGTCTGTACTCTACAATGTCATTACTCCCATGTTAAACCCCCTCATCTACACACTTCGGAACAAAGAGGTCAAGTCAGCCATATGGAAGTTGTGGGACAGGATCGGACTGCCTTGGAAAAAGCAGGAGACGTGA
- the LOC123640631 gene encoding olfactory receptor 4K14, which produces MVLQNYSLVSEFVLHGLCTSRHLQNIFFVLFSGIYVTIMLGNLLIVVTVISDPHLYSSPMYFLLGNLSFLDMWLASFATPKMIRDFLSDRKLISFGGCMAQIFFLHFTGGAEMVLLVSMAYDRYVAIHKPLHYVTIMSRQTCIRLVLLSWVIGFVHSISQVAFTVNLPYCGPNKVDSFFCDLPLVIRLACMDTYVLGVLMITDSGLLSMSCFLLLLVSYGAILLAVRQRAAGGTSRALSTCSAHITVVTLFFGPCIFIYVWPFSRFSMDKLLSVFYTIFTPLLNPLIYTLRNEEMKAAMKKLRIRQVTFH; this is translated from the coding sequence ATGGTCCTACAGAATTATTCCTTGGTGTCAGAATTTGTGTTGCATGGTCTCTGCACTTCAAGacatctccaaaatattttcttcgtACTTTTCTCTGGGATCTATGTCACCATCATGCTGGGTAACCTCCTCATTGTGGTCACTGTAATTTCTGACCCCCACTTGTACTCCTCCCCTATGTACTTCCTGCTGGGAAACCTATCTTTCCTGGACATGTGGTTGGCCTCATTTGCCACACCCAAGATGATCAGGGATTTTCTTAGTGATCGAAAACTCATCTCCTTTGGAGGATGTATGGCTCAGATCTTCTTCTTGCACTTTACTGGCGGGGCTGAGATGGTGCTGCTGGTTTCCATGGCCTATGACAGATATGTGGCCATACACAAACCCTTGCATTACGTGACTATAATGAGTCGGCAGACTTGCATCAGGCTGGTGTTGCTTTCATGGGTCATTGGATTTGTGCACTCAATCAGTCAAGTAGCTTTTACTGTGAATTTACCTTACTGTGGCCCCAATAAGGTGGACAGCTTCTTCTGTGACCTCCCTCTAGTGATCAGACTTGCCTGCATGGACACCTACGTCTTGGGTGTGCTTATGATCACAGACAGTGGGCTGCTTTCCATGAGCTGCTTTCTGCTCCTCCTGGTCTCCTACGGTGCCATCCTCCTCGCCGTCCGACAGCGTGCTGCTGGTGGCACATCCAGAGCACTCTCCACGTGCTCCGCACACATCACGGTAGTCACGCTGTTCTTTGGgccttgcatttttatttatgtgtggcCTTTCAGCAGATTCTCTATGGACAAGCTCCTGTCTGTGTTTTATACCATTTTTACTCCGCTCTTGAACCCCCTTATCTACACATTGAGAAATGAGGAGATGAAAGCAGCTATGAAGAAACTGCGAATCCGACAGGTGACTTTTCACTGA
- the LOC123640609 gene encoding olfactory receptor 4K15: MNRNPQNLKCNWEIKFMLTSLIDNSFSPIQVTEDKSLPKSMNETNHSRVTEFVLLGLSNSKELQPLLFLIFSLLYLAILLGNFLIILTVTSDSRLHTPMYFLLANLSFIDVCVASFATPKMIADFLVERKTISFDACLAQIFFVHLFTGSEMVLLVSMAYDRYVAICKPLHYMTIMSRRVCIILVLISWCVGFIHTTSQLAFTVNLPFCGPNQVDSFFCDLPLVTKLACLDTYVVSLLIVADSGFLSMSSFLILVVSYTVILITVRNRSSASMAKARSTLTAHITVVTLFFGPCIFIYVWPFSSYSVDKVLAVFYTIFTPILNPVIYTLRNKEVKAAMSKLKNRYLKPGQVSVVIRTVLFLETK, encoded by the coding sequence ATGAACAGGAATCCTCAAAACTTGAAGTGTAATTGGGAAATCAAATTCATGCTCACTTCGTTGATTGATAACTCTTTCTCTCCTATTCAGGTAACTGAAGATAAGTCCCTTCCAAAATCAATGAATGAGACAAATCATTCTCGGGTGACAGAATTTGTGTTGCTGGGACTTTCTAATTCAAAGGAACTCCAACCTCTcttgtttcttatattttcacTACTTTATCTAGCAATTCTGCTGGGAAACTTTCTCATCATCCTCACTGTGACCTCAGATTCCCGCCTTCATACACCCATGTACTTTCTGCTTGCAAACCTCTCATTTATAGATGTATGTGTTGCTTCTTTTGCCACCCCCAAAATGAttgcagactttctggttgaacGCAAGACTATTTCTTTTGATGCCTGCCTGGCCCAGATTTTCTTTGTTCACCTCTTCACTGGCAGTGAAATGGTGCTGTTAGTATCCATGGCCTATGACCGTTATGTTGCTATATGCAAACCTCTCCACTACATGACAATCATGAGCCGCCGGGTATGTATTATTCTCGTCCTCATCTCCTGGTGTGTGGGCTTCATCCATACTACTAGTCAGTTGGCATTTACAGTTAACCTACCTTTTTGTGGTCCTAATCAAGTAGATAGTTTTTTCTGTGACCTTCCTCTAGTGACCAAGTTAGCCTGCTTAGACACTTATGTCGTCAGCCTGCTAATAGTTGCAGACAGTGGCTTTCTCTCCATGAGCTCCTTCCTCATCTTGGTTGTTTCCTACACTGTGATACTTATTACAGTTAGGAATCGCTCCTCTGCCAGCATGGCGAAGGCCCGCTCCACATTGACTGCTCACATCACTGTGGTCACACTGTTCTTTGGACCATGCATTTTCATCTACGTGTGGCCCTTCAGTAGCTATTCAGTTGACAAAGTCCTTGCTGTGTTCTACACCATCTTCACTCCCATTTTAAATCCAGTTATCTACACCTTAAGGAACAAAGAAGTGAAGGCAGCTATGTCAAAACTGAAGAATCGGTATCTGAAACCTGGCCAAGTTTCTGTGGTCATAAGAACTGTTCTTTTCCTGGAAACAAAGTAA